In one window of Candidatus Thermoplasmatota archaeon DNA:
- a CDS encoding MarC family protein — protein MAVEFLLVFIPMFIIIDPFSVLPLFITLTGSMNRTARMKTLRYSILFATSLLIVFSVLGKAILDYLSISIDALRITGGLLLLVIGISMLYEGDPPRSRRKGEEEVEEKQLPEDMAFVPLGTPMLAGPGAMSVVIILSGTSEIPLVIASLITVMLVSTLILVRADLIFKLIGKAGTRALTRVMGLLASAYAVQMILDGVSDYAGTLG, from the coding sequence ATGGCTGTTGAGTTCCTGCTCGTGTTCATTCCGATGTTCATCATCATAGACCCGTTCAGCGTGCTCCCGCTCTTCATAACGCTGACAGGTAGCATGAACAGGACTGCCAGGATGAAGACCCTGAGGTACTCGATTCTGTTCGCGACGTCCCTCCTGATCGTCTTCTCCGTGCTCGGAAAGGCCATCCTCGACTATCTGTCCATCTCAATCGATGCGCTGCGCATAACCGGTGGACTGCTCCTGCTCGTCATAGGTATCAGCATGCTCTACGAGGGCGACCCGCCCAGGTCCAGGCGCAAGGGGGAAGAGGAGGTCGAGGAGAAGCAGCTACCCGAGGACATGGCGTTCGTTCCGCTCGGCACTCCCATGCTGGCCGGACCAGGCGCAATGTCTGTCGTCATCATCCTCTCGGGGACATCAGAAATCCCGCTCGTGATAGCTTCGCTAATCACCGTCATGTTGGTTTCCACGCTTATTCTGGTGCGCGCGGACCTGATTTTCAAGCTCATCGGCAAGGCCGGCACGAGAGCCCTGACCAGGGTCATGGGGCTCTTGGCGTCTGCGTATGCCGTGCAGATGATATTAGACGGCGTCTCGGACTACGCGGGCACGTTAGGCTGA
- a CDS encoding M20/M25/M40 family metallo-hydrolase has translation MPSDSSLERIYERIDKDKGRHIANVTRLLKQPSSSQQDIGIKECAELVAKMYEAAGCEKVEIVKTKGNPIVYGECKGESEKTLMGYFMYDTMPYNEPGWNHPAMGAKLVDMKLPAGKVKAIVNRGSDNTKGPLAAFLNSVEASDKAVGRPPCNLILVAEGEEELGSPNLPSYLQKDKKRLSRADACYFPYFAQDSDGAMNIYLGVKGVVYFELECSGKNWGRGPQEFAIHSANKAWVDSPVWRMIDALKTMTSDNGNKILIDGFYDDVAPPSEEDKEVIAASAKTFDPKATKDAMKVKRFMIPDEEKAELLSLFTYGTTLNIDGIWGGWIEKGSKTILPHKVTCKIDIRVVPNQKKDKMMPLVRKHLDKMGYKDITMREIDTGYDWCRTSVKAPVVRAFIRSFKAFGGEPTIWPTSGGSVPFFVFNRILKLPFTMGGMGHSDLAHSPNEYMVVEGNAKIAGLAEIEKFMVHFMNEFGQSV, from the coding sequence ATGCCTAGTGATTCCTCGCTCGAAAGGATATACGAGCGCATTGACAAAGACAAGGGCAGGCACATCGCGAACGTCACGAGACTGCTGAAGCAACCGAGCTCCAGCCAGCAAGACATAGGGATCAAGGAGTGCGCGGAGCTGGTCGCGAAGATGTACGAGGCCGCAGGTTGCGAGAAGGTCGAGATCGTCAAGACCAAGGGCAACCCGATCGTGTACGGCGAGTGCAAGGGAGAGTCGGAGAAGACGCTCATGGGCTACTTCATGTACGACACGATGCCCTACAACGAACCCGGCTGGAACCATCCCGCCATGGGCGCCAAGCTGGTCGACATGAAGCTCCCTGCCGGGAAGGTGAAGGCGATCGTCAACAGGGGTTCTGACAACACCAAAGGTCCCTTGGCCGCGTTCCTCAACTCGGTCGAGGCGAGCGACAAGGCCGTCGGGAGGCCCCCGTGCAATCTCATACTCGTGGCCGAGGGCGAGGAGGAGCTCGGGAGCCCGAACCTTCCGTCATATTTGCAGAAGGACAAGAAGAGGCTCTCGAGAGCTGACGCGTGCTATTTCCCCTACTTCGCCCAGGACTCGGACGGCGCCATGAACATCTACCTTGGCGTGAAGGGCGTTGTGTATTTCGAGCTTGAGTGTTCGGGCAAGAACTGGGGCAGGGGGCCGCAGGAGTTCGCGATACACAGCGCAAACAAGGCCTGGGTCGACAGTCCCGTCTGGCGCATGATTGACGCGCTCAAGACGATGACTTCGGACAACGGGAACAAGATCCTCATCGACGGATTCTATGACGATGTCGCTCCGCCGTCCGAGGAGGACAAGGAGGTGATTGCCGCGTCCGCCAAGACCTTCGATCCGAAGGCGACGAAGGACGCGATGAAGGTCAAGCGGTTCATGATTCCCGATGAGGAGAAGGCCGAGCTGCTGAGCTTGTTCACTTACGGCACGACCCTCAATATCGACGGTATCTGGGGCGGATGGATCGAGAAAGGATCGAAGACCATCCTGCCGCACAAGGTCACGTGCAAGATCGACATCAGAGTGGTGCCGAACCAGAAGAAGGACAAGATGATGCCGCTCGTTAGGAAGCACCTTGACAAGATGGGGTACAAGGACATCACGATGAGGGAGATAGACACCGGCTACGACTGGTGCAGGACGAGCGTGAAGGCTCCCGTCGTCCGGGCGTTCATCAGGTCGTTCAAGGCGTTCGGCGGCGAGCCCACCATTTGGCCGACCTCCGGAGGGTCCGTTCCGTTCTTCGTGTTCAACAGGATTCTGAAGCTCCCGTTCACGATGGGAGGCATGGGACACAGCGACCTCGCGCACAGTCCAAACGAATACATGGTCGTAGAGGGGAACGCTAAGATCGCGGGGTTGGCAGAGATCGAGAAGTTCATGGTCCACTTCATGAACGAGTTCGGTCAGTCTGTCTGA
- a CDS encoding glycosyltransferase family 4 protein, with the protein MLTYSTRPRGGVVHALKLAERLKAFGVDVTLFSLARSDDPNSLKKYFRDVSVPFEIFPYDWSPELMTRLERMIGSYSDNLPRDSDIYHAQDCVGGTSLASMKAKGLISAPIFRTIHHIDDFAEPRLFEFEERAVAHADHRFVVSNYWKDALARDYGYESIVTYNGIDASDFSATRAREAKTPTILFVGGLEPRKGLEQLIHAMVHVVGKMPGTRLISVAKTGFRGTDEQRWFKELADRFGISDNIEFHESVSQEMLLGFYAGCSLVVLPSKTEGWGLSLMEGMACGKPVVASRVGGIPELVRDGVDGILVDAGDVKALSRAIIMLLDDPVLRKRMGDAGMERVKEFSWDSTARVVLEEYRKALQTD; encoded by the coding sequence ATGCTGACATACAGCACGAGGCCAAGAGGAGGTGTCGTGCACGCGCTCAAACTCGCGGAGCGCCTGAAGGCTTTCGGAGTCGATGTCACGCTCTTTTCTCTGGCGAGGTCGGACGACCCAAACTCGCTCAAGAAATACTTCCGCGACGTATCCGTCCCGTTCGAGATATTCCCGTACGATTGGAGCCCGGAGCTCATGACGCGGCTAGAACGGATGATCGGATCATACTCGGACAACCTTCCGCGGGACTCGGACATATATCACGCCCAGGACTGTGTTGGAGGCACGTCCCTGGCAAGCATGAAGGCGAAGGGACTGATCTCCGCACCGATCTTCAGGACCATTCATCACATCGACGATTTCGCCGAGCCAAGACTGTTTGAGTTCGAGGAGAGGGCAGTTGCCCACGCAGACCACAGGTTCGTCGTCTCGAACTACTGGAAGGACGCTCTCGCGCGCGACTACGGGTACGAGTCGATTGTAACTTACAACGGAATAGATGCATCCGATTTCAGTGCGACGCGCGCGCGTGAAGCGAAGACCCCGACGATCCTCTTCGTGGGCGGCCTCGAACCCAGGAAAGGTCTCGAGCAGCTCATCCATGCGATGGTGCATGTCGTGGGGAAGATGCCGGGTACTCGTCTGATCTCGGTCGCGAAAACCGGGTTCAGGGGAACGGACGAACAGCGCTGGTTCAAAGAACTGGCGGATCGGTTCGGCATCAGCGACAACATCGAGTTCCACGAGTCTGTGAGCCAGGAGATGCTCCTAGGTTTCTACGCGGGTTGCAGCCTTGTGGTCCTGCCGTCGAAGACTGAAGGCTGGGGTCTTTCATTGATGGAGGGGATGGCCTGCGGCAAGCCGGTCGTCGCCTCGAGGGTCGGGGGCATTCCCGAGCTCGTCCGAGACGGCGTAGACGGCATTCTCGTGGATGCGGGGGACGTGAAGGCGCTGTCTAGAGCGATCATCATGCTCCTGGACGACCCTGTCCTCAGGAAGCGCATGGGCGATGCAGGAATGGAGAGAGTGAAGGAGTTCTCCTGGGACAGCACTGCCAGAGTCGTCCTCGAGGAGTACAGAAAGGCGCTTCAGACAGACTGA